A section of the Phacochoerus africanus isolate WHEZ1 chromosome 4, ROS_Pafr_v1, whole genome shotgun sequence genome encodes:
- the LOC125124274 gene encoding olfactory receptor 7E24-like, whose translation MELQNLTKVSEYYLLGLSDDPELQPFILGLFLCMYLVAILGNMLIILAVSSDSHLHTPMYFFLSNLSLADIGFITTTVPKMLVNMQAHSKSITYAGCLTQVSFFFLFGCLDSLLLAVMAYDRFVAICYPLHYLVIIKPNICGFLVLVSFFVSLLDSQIHCLMVSQLVFCKDVDIPHFFCDVPKLLHLACYDISTNYIVIFLVGTISGFLPISGISFSYYKIVSSILRVSSSGGRYKAFSTCGSHLSVVCLFYGTGLGVYLSSVVSSSPREDVVASVMYTVVTPMLNPFIYSLRNKDIKSALWRIVSRIA comes from the coding sequence ATGGAACTTCAGAATCTAACAAAGGTCTCAGAATATTACCTGCTGGGACTCTCAGATGATCCAGAACTTCAGCCCTTCATACTTGGGCTCTTCCTCTGCATGTACCTGGTTGCCATACTTGGAAACAtgctcatcatcctggctgtCAGTTCTGattcccacctccacacccccatgtacttcttcctttccaatctgtctTTGGCTGACATTGGTTTTATCACCACCACAGTCCCCAAGATGCTGGTGAATATGCAGGCACACAGCAAATCCATCACTTATGCAGGTTGCCTAACTCAGgtgtcctttttcttcctctttggctgTTTGGACAGTCTACTCCTGgccgtgatggcctatgaccggttTGTGGCCATTTGTTATCCCCTGCACTACCTGGTTATCATAAAGCCCAACATATGTGGCTTCTTGGTTCTGGTCTCATTTTTTGTGAGTCTTTTGGACTCTCAGATTCATTGCCTGATGGTATCACAACTTGTCTTCTGCAAAGACGTGGACATCCCTCATTTCTTTTGTGATGTTCCTAAGCTTCTCCATCTTGCATGTTATGACATATCCACCAACTATATTGTTATATTTCTTGTTGGGACCATCTCTGGTTTTCTCCCTATATCAGGAATTAGTTTCTCTTACTATAAAATTGTTTCCTCCATTCTGAGAGTCTCATCATCAGGTGGGAGGTATAAAGCCTTCTCCACATGTGGCTCTCACCTGTcagttgtttgcttattttatggAACAGGTCTTGGGGTGTACCTCAGTTCAGTTGTCTCATCTTCCCCAAGGGAGGATGTGGTAGCCTCAGTGATGTACACTGTGGTCACACCTATGCTGAATCCCTTTatctacagtctgaggaacaAGGACATCAAAAGTGCCCTGTGGAGGATTGTCAGCAGAATAGCCTAA